The nucleotide sequence TCAATCTCCTCAATAGCCCAGGGATAACACTCcgagttgacgatgatgaagattccGAGACCAACATACAGAAACGGCACCAACCTGCGGGCATATTTCTGTGCAATATGTAGAATATGCTTCTGCCGCATGATGAGATATGCAGCGCAACACCATACCCCCAGCATGATGTAGTAGACGACGATATATATCGCCAGCTCTCCAGCTTTCGCTTCTGCAAAGAGGGGAATGTACGTGCTGATATTGTCGGCGCCATTCATGACAGTAATTGAAGCGACTTTGAAAACAGCCTTGAATCCATCAGCAGTCGTCAACTCTTGATCCAACGccccctcctcatcctcatccttgctAAATATGTAGGTCAGAATCCACCATATACCCAGCAATATTGGTAAAAGGCCAAGAAATCCAATTGGCTCCGCGGGAATAAGCAACGACGCGCCATAACCAATCATGCTCACAGCAACAATGACTGTAAAGCCGACATATTGTCCTACAGCAATCTTGACAGGCGTGAGCGAACGACTCGTCGTGGCCTCTGCGAAAAACGCGACGAGGACGAAAATGTCATCGATGTTGGTGACGGCGAATGTCGCACACGCAGTGCCGATCGCCTGACCAAAGTTGATACCCATGATGAGGGAAGATGGATGCAGGGAAAAGGACGGGACGGGAGAGGGGGGCTGGGCTGAAGGTGTCAGATAAAACTGGCCAGCCTTGATCAGTATGCTTAAACATTCTTGcgactgaactgaactgattTGTGAGAAAGGGAGAAAGGGAGAAAATTTGTTCACCGCGTGTACGCCAACTACCGGATAACATTGCTCAAAGCCGACTTGGCATCATCAGGAGCAAACTTGGCGATCCACATTTATACGACGAACCCAGTCACATTTTCTATACATATATTAACAATCCCTAGATGAGCACCCTGAAACAATACTCCTTGGTCTAGACGAAATGGTATGTACGCGTCAAGAGACGATCTCGGGGTTCATGTTATCTATGATGTTTATTCTGAGCATGTTTTTAGGGGTTTTGATGGGTGATGACGACGTTGGGTGATGGGTTCTTGGCTGGTGATTAGTGGCCGGGTTGGGTTTAGCGAGGGTGGGAGAGTGGCAGTGCAAAAGAGTGCTACTGTGCTTGGCTGGTCTTGTCAGTTGGATCTTGTTCTGGGCATCCCTTGAAAGATGGGCAATGTCCGTGACAATTCAGTGATTGAACAAAAGCTGTCTCTCCAAAATCACCTCTTTATATCACTGttgtcttgatctccttaTTCACATCTCTTGTTGCGCTGAACAGCCATTAGACAAATGCCAATTCTGTTGAACCATCTTGGCTTCTGATATCCGCTGTTGATTTGTCCGACAATCAGTCAAAAACTCGGAAATTGGTTTAACCGAGGCATGTCTGCCCGTCTCGCATCGTGCATGCGGTCGAGCTTTGCAGATATTCACATGTAAAAGGCCCTCGATGTAAGTCCTCCGATGAACTCCCTGTCTACGAAACATATTCAGAAGTACGGACTCGAGGCTAAGAGCTATAATGACAGGGCTTCGAGCGTGCACCTACCCTGGTTCTTATTCGGTGGGACTCTCGCCATAGTAACCATCATCCTGTAGGTTACACAGATCAGCTTGCACTCCAGCTGAGGTTAACCCGCAAAGTATCCTTTTAAAGTTCCGAAGTTGTAATACCCGCCGACAACCTCGCATGACCGTTATTCGCGTACCACCAAGACAGCGAACACCGACAGAACGGCATAATTTACAGACGCTAAACCGAGCGAATCCATCTATCAAGTACAAGGATGTTAGAAAACAATCTAGCGTGAGCTCAACCGAACTCAGCCTCGCAGAGATATGGTATGTCATCAAAACCGGTACAAAGTTGGAGTCAAGCTAACAGATTGCAATGCAGTGCTGTTTGTCTTGAGACACTGggggacgaagaagatgtaCGTCGGCTAACTTGCGAGCACGTCTTCCATACGCGATGCCTAGACTCTTGGTTCAAGGAACACCATGTTGACTGCCCACTATGCAAATGCATCTTCATCCCGAATTAATGTATAATGATCAAAATTTCTTGTCAAAAGCGCGCGGAAAGGTAGAAAAGGAAATCTATGTTATTGGAAGACTATATAGCTCGAATCTATGTAAACATTATAAGAGtacagaagatgaagcagatAGATGCGAAAGGAAAGTGATTGTCAAAAGAGACAGAGCCCAAGGATCTGGGAATGATGAACAGATAAAGATGTTCTCATGATGAGGACGGAGAAAGAAATGAAGGCTCTTCAACAGAGCCACCTTAACAAAGTCACTTCCTCCTCAGAGTAGTGCCGTCCAAGCCTGGGTGATCTTAGGCTGAGAAGCAGAGCCTTTGGTGGTCTTGCAAGCAGACTTCTTACCCTCAGCCTGGGTAGCCTGGTGCTCAACGGCCTGGACCTTGGTGGCCTGGTGCTGGTTGTTGCGGACCTTGGTAGCGAGGGTCTTGGGGGTGTCGGACTTGAcgttcttgttctcgttgttgttggtgttctTGGTCTCATCCTTGTACTGAACATTGGTGGCCTGGGGCTTGCTGTTCTGGACCTTTGTAGCTTTGGGCTGCTTgttctcaaccttggtgaCCTTAGCCTCAGACTTGTCCTGGTTCTTCTGGACCTGCTCGTTGTTGACCTTTGCGACCTTAGTAACCTTGGCCTGCTTCTTAACTGAGTCATCGCCGACCTGAGCGTACTGGGTGTTGTCGtcctcaaccttggcgaCCTTGGTAGCCTtagtcttgggcttctgtACCTTGGtagtcttgggcttggagtTGGAGACCTCGTAAGCTTCGTTGTTCTGTTTCTCAGTCTTCACCTCAGCAACCTTAGTAGCCTTGGGCGCAGCTTGAACCTTGGTAGTCTTGGCAGTGCTTACGAGACCGCGGGGAGCGTCCTCAGTAGGAGGAGTGGTAGGAACCTGCTTAGAAGAACAGGCCTtatcaaagacaaagagagtATCGCTGCGAGCAGGAACCTTGGCGGCAGCAACCTTGTAAAGCTTGCAGACAGGAGTGCTAGATCCGCTAGGAAGACCATACAAGAAGCTCTCGCAAGAAGAATCCGCCTCAGCAAGAGCCTGGCAGTCCTTAGCCGTAGCAGCAGTAGTAGTCTTGTACGGCTCAACACTACCGCTCGCAGAACCAGAAGCAGCACAGTTACACTTCAGAGATCGCCTCACAAGGACTTTCTTTGGCACACTGCCCCAAGGCTCAGAGGCAGTAGGCGCAGAAGTAGGAACGCGATCAGCAGCACACTGCTTATCAAAGACGTGAAGACCGTCCTGGCGAACCGGAACCTCGGAGGCTGAGACCTTGAAGAGGAGACAGGTAGGCTGCGAGTGGCCCTTGACGAGGCCAAAGGCAAAGGACTTGCAGTGGTCATCGGAGGCACAGAAGGTCTGGCAGTCGACGGCGGTGTCGGCTTTACCGGTGTGGTAAGGTTGAATGTTGCCGTTGGTGGAGGCGCTGGGGGCGATGTTGCACTTTTGGGTGCTGGAGAAGGGGGTTGCGATGGCTGAGGCcatggagagggagaggagggtgAGAGAGTACTTCATTTTgagatgaggttgttgagaagattgagagaGTGAATGAATATGGTTGAATGAGTGTAGTGAAGATGAACGAGTGTTTGATGCTGTGATGAGAAAACTTGAAGTTGATGGGAGACAAGTCAGGTATTTATCCTCAAAGGCCGCACATCTAGCGTAGTTTGTTAACGCAGTTGAGAGGAGCCTTTGCTTAGTGACGCGTTTACAACGC is from Fusarium musae strain F31 chromosome 4, whole genome shotgun sequence and encodes:
- a CDS encoding hypothetical protein (EggNog:ENOG41) yields the protein MKYSLTLLSLSMASAIATPFSSTQKCNIAPSASTNGNIQPYHTGKADTAVDCQTFCASDDHCKSFAFGLVKGHSQPTCLLFKVSASEVPVRQDGLHVFDKQCAADRVPTSAPTASEPWGSVPKKVLVRRSLKCNCAASGSASGSVEPYKTTTAATAKDCQALAEADSSCESFLYGLPSGSSTPVCKLYKVAAAKVPARSDTLFVFDKACSSKQVPTTPPTEDAPRGLVSTAKTTKVQAAPKATKVAEVKTEKQNNEAYEVSNSKPKTTKVQKPKTKATKVAKVEDDNTQYAQVGDDSVKKQAKVTKVAKVNNEQVQKNQDKSEAKVTKVENKQPKATKVQNSKPQATNVQYKDETKNTNNNENKNVKSDTPKTLATKVRNNQHQATKVQAVEHQATQAEGKKSACKTTKGSASQPKITQAWTALL